A single genomic interval of Canis lupus dingo isolate Sandy chromosome 6, ASM325472v2, whole genome shotgun sequence harbors:
- the METRN gene encoding LOW QUALITY PROTEIN: meteorin (The sequence of the model RefSeq protein was modified relative to this genomic sequence to represent the inferred CDS: inserted 3 bases in 3 codons) yields the protein MSLPPGDLSLSLHTRPGGSSEGYSHPDPSQGLADRAQAEVRGLWGRGGDTHPAARRLGLLPHAHRRDWWKVPGPGPHGLPRRGEVRRAQGCVGRQGTTGPLALLCALCSGLLPPPPARLLRASLQLERQVRATGRVRAQGPLASAQVFAERAAGGXELLLAEGXGPRERPALFLQATPHPDISRRVASFCFKMRGDRHPELRPQAPGLGVPGARRPCSHTELLPAACTSDLVSHGTIHGAAHDKELQESVLTEATAHVLQQMLPLFWLGSRGPGLHPHPTAPRRLGXGPGTFLFMGWSHSGEAWLGCAPHFQEFSRAYAAAHTSRLHLCEVALD from the exons ATGTCCCTGCCACCAGGAgatctctccctcagcctccacaCCCGCCCAGG GGGCTCCAGTGAGGGGTACTCCCACCCCGACCCCAGTCAAGGGCTGGCGGACAGGGCGCAGGCGGAGGTGCGGGGGTTGTGGGGTCGTGGGGGCGACACCCACCCCGCAGCGCGGAGGCTCGGCCTCCTGCCCCATGCGCACCGCCGCGATTGGTGGAAAGTTCCTGGGCCCGGCCCCCACGGGCTGCCCCGCAGAGGAGAGGTGCGGCGGGCGCAGGGGTGCGTGGGGCGCCAGGGGACCACGGGACCCCTCGCGCTGCTGTGCGCGCTCTGCTccggcctcctgcccccgccgcccgcccggctgcTCCGAGCATCGCTGCAGCTGGAGCGGCAGGTCCGAGCAACCGGGCGGGTGCGGGCGCAGGGG CCCTTGGCCAGCGCGCAGGTGTTCGCGGAGCGGGCAGCTGGGG CTGAGCTGCTGCTAGCCGAGG TGGGGCCCCGTGAGCGCCCGGCCCTCTTCCTGCAGGCCACCCCGCACCCTGACATCAGCCGCCGGGTGGCCTCCTTCTGCTTCAAAATGCGCGGGGACAGGCATCCAGAGCTGCGGCCACAGGCCCCGGGGCTGGG GGTGCCAGGTGCCCGCAGGCCCTGCAGCCACACTGAGCTCCTGCCGGCTGCGTGCACCAGCGACTTGGTGTCTC ATGGAACTATCCATGGGGCTGCCCACGACAAGGAGCTGCAGGAGTCTGTTCTCACAGAGGCCACTGCCCATGTCCTCCAGCAGATGCTGCCGCTCTTCTGGCTGGGGAGTCGGGGACCGGGCCTCCATCCACACCCCACTGCACCGCGGCGTCTGG GGGGCCCTGGCACCTTCCTCTTCATGGGCTGGAGCCACTCTggggaggcctggctgggctgTGCACCTCACTTCCAGGAGTTCAGCCGAGCCTACGCAGCTGCCCACACCAGCCGCCTCCACCTCTGCGAGGTGGCCCTGGACTGA